The sequence AAAACTTCCTGCTGCTCTCCTTCTACTTTTAACTCGACGTGACCCTCATCTGTGTTGCGTACCCAGCCTTTTATCCCTCGATTGACGGCTTCTCCTTGAACAAAATAACGAAAACCGACTCCTTGAACTCGTCCTTTTACAATAGCGTGATAATGAACCAATGTCATCTCTCCTTTTTTCTCATCGTACCAT comes from Desertibacillus haloalkaliphilus and encodes:
- a CDS encoding acylphosphatase is translated as MVHYHAIVKGRVQGVGFRYFVQGEAVNRGIKGWVRNTDEGHVELKVEGEQQEVFDFLETVRKGSPFSKVTHMDMKPLTKFAHYQDFRIRG